CCGCGCAGGAGTGCGCCGTCCTCAAGCCAGGCATTGTGGCTCACGTAGTGCGTCACGAGACGCGCAAACGCCATCGCGACGTCCGGGTCGGTGAACCGCGGAGCCAGCCGGGGGGCCGGGGGCCACGCCAGGGTCGCCGACTCCCACTCGCACCACGCCACGGCGGCCCGCCGCCGCACCTGGGGGTCGGGATCGTGCAGCAGGCGATGGTATGCCTGGACGATATCGCCGTCGCCGGCCGGCACCGCCGCGCGAAGACGCTCCCACTGCGCCGGAAAGAGGACCTTGGCACCGCCGCGGAACCACCAGTCGAACTCCTTGTGCTGTCCTGTCGTAACGCCGAACAAGACGGCCTCAGTGACCCGATCCGGATGCCGTTCCGCGTAGGCGAGGGCGAGCGTACTGCCCCACGACCCGCCCAAGACGAGCCACCGATCGACATCAAGGGACCGCCGCAGCCGCTCGATGTCCGCGACCAGACTCCATGTGGTGTTGGTCGCGAGATCGGTATCGGGCGCGCCGGCGTGCGGCCGGCTGCGCCCGCAGCCCCGCTGGTCGAAAAGCACCACGCGATAGGCATGCGGATCGAACAGCCTGCGGTGCCAGGCCGTAGAGCCGGATCCGGGGCCTCCGTGCAGAACGACGGCCGCCTTGCCGGATGGGTTGCCGCATGCCTCCCAGTAGATGCGATTGCCGTCGCCTACGTCCAGCGTTCCGCTGTTGTATGGCTCGAGGTCGGGGTAGAGACCTTGGGCAGGAACGGATGCGTCTCGTTGCTCAGCGTCCATCGATGAAACACCCCGCTCGACTTGATGTCGCGTCGGATTCTCCGCTAACTCTACGCGCGCCGCCCCGGCCCCCCTAGGCCCGGACCAGGGTGCTGGCCGTGCCCCCTGACGGGTTGACCCCCGTTTCTTTTCACGGGTTAGCCCCCCTGCACCCGCACCCCCGACCATGGTAATATAGGCGATGCACGCGACAATCGACCGGTCGGAGGAGTATCAATGCAAAACGCATCAGCACCAGAACACGGCCATACGGCGCCGGCGGCGTATTCCACCACGGACGCGACCGCGGCGGTCGCAATCGCCCTGCTCGCCAATGTTCCGCTCGCACTGCGCGGTGCGCCGGGGACCGGCAAGACCTCCCTGCTGCGATATATGGCCCACAAGTTCAACTGGCCGATCCACTCAATGACGGCTACGATTCATGATCCGACCGATCTTGCGGGGCTGCCGTTCCTGTCGACCAACGGCAGCTTGGAATCGCACACGAACCGCGCGCCGCTTGAATGGGCCTTCGCGCTGGCCAACGAGGCGGCGAAGCACGAGGGGAACGGCCTCGTGTTCTTCGACGACGTCGGCTACGCCTCGACGGCGATGCAGAACTCCCTGCTCCAGGTCGTGCAGGAGCGGCGGGTCGGGGACTTCCAATTGCCCTCCGGCGTTCGCTGCGCCGCGGCCCTGAATCCGGTGACCACCACGACCGGCGCGCACCCGCTCGCCGCGCCGCTCGCGAACCGCATGATCCACGTCACGTGGACGCCGAATGCCGAGAGTTGGGCCAACGGATTTCTCTCGGGCTGGCATGTCGAGCTGCCGGCCCTCCCGGAGGGCTGGCGGCACCGCTATGC
This portion of the bacterium genome encodes:
- a CDS encoding AAA family ATPase, whose translation is MQNASAPEHGHTAPAAYSTTDATAAVAIALLANVPLALRGAPGTGKTSLLRYMAHKFNWPIHSMTATIHDPTDLAGLPFLSTNGSLESHTNRAPLEWAFALANEAAKHEGNGLVFFDDVGYASTAMQNSLLQVVQERRVGDFQLPSGVRCAAALNPVTTTTGAHPLAAPLANRMIHVTWTPNAESWANGFLSGWHVELPALPEGWRHRYAITRATVAAFIRERPSLLHNEPADEKGRGDPWPSGRTWDMLTTALAACDAAGASATVRRILATGAVGEEAGLEYLTWERKETLRRPEPQPSATPPTGIPSRSQPTDVSIRLHRPLQ
- the pip gene encoding prolyl aminopeptidase, producing MDAEQRDASVPAQGLYPDLEPYNSGTLDVGDGNRIYWEACGNPSGKAAVVLHGGPGSGSTAWHRRLFDPHAYRVVLFDQRGCGRSRPHAGAPDTDLATNTTWSLVADIERLRRSLDVDRWLVLGGSWGSTLALAYAERHPDRVTEAVLFGVTTGQHKEFDWWFRGGAKVLFPAQWERLRAAVPAGDGDIVQAYHRLLHDPDPQVRRRAAVAWCEWESATLAWPPAPRLAPRFTDPDVAMAFARLVTHYVSHNAWLEDGALLRGAGALAGIPGVMVQGRLDLGAPIAWAWDLKRVWPRAELVVVDDAGHAGDHPGITQELVRATDRFAAGVK